tttaaaaaatcttaaaaaaaaaacaaaaactctccgACCCCATAGCACTTGGCTCTCTAATCCTCACTGTGGTGCTTGGAattggaggaggaaaaggaggcacAGAACGTCTCCCAAACCCTGACTGGATACACTGGTGAAGGCAGGCTTTGTTAGGGGGCGTTGCTGAGGTCCTTGGGCAAAATAGTAGATACTGAAGGAATGATTGgtaagcaaatgaatgaatgagcgaatgaatgaatgaatgaaagccaAGGCATCTTCTGGGGCTGGGACCCAGAGAGTCCAGCTGTGATCCTGGACATGCGCCTCTCCCGCCTGGAAGAGTCTAGGTGGGGCCAGTGGTTGGGAAATGTGGGGGCCCAGCCccagaagcagggagggaggcccCGGTAGGGGGCGGCCTCTGATGCTATCGGAGACTCTGGAGCCAGTTGGAGCTCATTAGAGGCTCCACCCGTTTCTTTGCCCTCATTCTGCGTGCACTCGGGGCGTTATCAGAAATTTCTGTCTTGCTTGAGCTGGCTTCCGAGCTGGGAGCAAGGATAAGCCTGTCACTATTTCCTCCCATAACAACAACGCAGCAGTAACCCTTGCTGCTTGTTGAGCTGGAACCACATCCCTGGCCAGGTAGTGTTTCGATGCCTGGCCTCATGCATTGCCTCTGCACAGCCTCCACACTAGCACGGGGGTAAAAGCAAACTTTGGAGCTCCCCCAGAGCTGTGCAACCTCAGAAAAGTCACTCTCCCTCTCCGAGATCCAGTTTTCTCATGGCCACACAAGAACTAGAAAGCcagatcttgtgtgtgtgtgtgtgtgtgtgtgtgtgtggattaaAAGCAATACTTATAAAATTGTGCTGTCCAAAGGTAAGAAAGTAACAGTCACAGCACCTTCTATCCAGAACTTTCCAGTTCCATGCAGAACTACAAGCCCTTCCGCCGAGTGTTTTCTTGTGTGTGACTGGTGATGCACATAAACGTGCCCTGAGATCTGGTCAGCAggaaatgtttactgagcacttactatttcCAGTTCCCGAGGTTACAGTGGAGAACGGGGAAGACATGGAGCCTGTTCTCAAAGCCAGGTTTAGGGGGAGAGTGAGACAGTTTCAGGACAGCTGGACAAGTGTTAGGATAGAGGGACCGGGCACAAAAGAAGACCACCTGACTCTCCCTCAGGGGATTGGGAGGGCTTTATCAAaaagtgatgcccaggtgaaaGATGGAGTAGCAGTTGGCCTGGCAAAGAGGGGTAAGTGGGGACAAAGAGTGCTCCAGGCAGTGGGAACAGCCTGTGGAAACTTTTGGAGGTTAAGGGGTGAGAGAAAGTATGGCTCATGTGGAGGAGCTGAGTTATCCCTTCCACCTCGACTATAAAGTTAAAGGTGGAGAGAGGTGAGTTATAGAGGGAGTTTACAAGGCAGGTttaagagtttggattttatttatgggaatcGCAGATGTGTCTTAAATGGAGGGTTCAGAGGTCAGGAAACTGGTTGGCTCAGCATCGTCAGCTGTGCTCAGTACACCCAAGGGCTGGCATTTGTTTGAAAGCAGAAGGAACGTCGGATTGGTTTaggatttttcccattcagcatccATGGCACCATTTTCCCTATGACAGCCAACTGCCCCTCTCCTACTGGTTATGTTCTCAATGGGATGGTCAATCAAGGTGCTCCCCCTCTTCTGGCCAAGGGGGGGGCGGCTGTGGCCCAGGCAACATCTCCAGAATTTGAATCTTGGGCCTGGATTCATTCATGCCCAAAGTTGGTCCCTGAAGAGATTGTCCATTTGAGCCTCAGAGCTGTTCTGATTTCTGGTTATCCTTGTCTTCTGCAATTCTTTGGATTGATGAGCTCCCCAgaataaatgactgaatgaaaaataaataactacacacattttttaaatttaaggtgtaagttcacaaattcatttttttgttgttgttgttgttgttgcttgctACCAAAGAAACCCAGCTCATACGCCAACGGTGATGGTTTTGCTGGATTCAAGCGTTAGAAAGCTAgcttaagcaaaaacaaaaaacaaaaaacaaaccaaacaggAAGAATGCATTGGATAGGCACTGAGGTGTCTTAGAAAATGGAGAGATGAGTTGCTGGCGAGGGCTGGGATCCAACATAGGTCTGTAGGATTCAGCACAAGGCAGGTACCACCCTTGAGTATTTGCCTGTGTTCTCAGCCTTGTCTGTGGTGGTGGCAAGACGGCTGCCATATCTTAAACACTGGGACAATACCCCAAGACCTTAGAGAGTTGACAATGGTGCAACTCAATTTTGGTGACTCTCAAGCTCTGTGTCTGCTCCACGTTTCAAATTCCCAAGAAAATCGGATTGGCCGGGTTTGGGGTAGGTGTCTACTCCAGTGGGATTGGGTCTCAGGATGCAGACATGGCATGTGTGTTCTTGGGTGGCCACTGTGAGCTAGGCTGTGCCAGAGATGTGTTCGACATTGTCCGTTGGTGGGCATTGGACACCTTGATACGGAAAGCAAGGACATGGGGTGGGAACATGGGCTGCAGAACCAGTTTGCCAAAGGTTCTCAAATTGTGGTCTTTGAGCTCGTTCACCATCACCCAAGGAGAGCCGTGGGCTTCCCTAGAACTGGAAGGACTCCTGCCTTGGGAACTTGTCTTGATACCCAGGACCTAGCATCCTAGATGGTGACCTTGTATCAGGTAAATGATTTCCCCACACCCGCTACTGTgctctgtattttttcaaaattaaattatggTTGACATAgaatattatgttagttttaggtgtacaacacagtgatttgacaattatatacattacacaGTGCTTACTACGATTAAGTGTAGTGACCATCTGTCACAATAAAATGTtactataatattattgactatccCCCCTATGCTGCACTTTTCATCCcattgacttgtttattttataactggaagtttgtaccttttcgcctgttttacccatcccccaccctttcccctctggcaacaaccagtttgttctctatttatgagtctgttctgtttttttgtttgttgatttgttttgttttttagattctacatattaagtgaaatcatatggtatttgtttttctctgaccaATTTTACTTGGcaaaataccctctaggtccctccatattgtcacaaatggcaagatttcattccttttacgGCTGAGtactattatatttatattatatattatatataatatatatagactatatatattatatataatatatatagtctctctctctctctatatatatatatatatatatatacagaatatacaccacatcttctttagccattcatgtatcagtggacacttggactgcttctgtagcttggctgttgtaaataaagcttcaataaacacaggggtgaaTATATCTTTACAAAGtaatgggttttttttgggggggggttaaaTGCCCAGCagcagaattactggatcatatgatatttatatttctaattttttgaggaacctccagagtGGCTACACGAACTCGcatgcccaccaacagtgcatgagggcttCCTTTTCTCCAAAGTCTTacccaacacctgttatttcttcttcttcttcttttttttaaataccagccattctgactggcatgaggtgatagctcattgtggtttcgaaTTACATTTCCTTGCGCTCTTTATTTTTGAGTCAGCATCCTTCAGACTCAGGTTCTGAGAAATAACGGAGCGCCCTGGTTAACAGGGCactatttcttcactttctgaGATGGGACACGGGTGATGGGGCATTTACAAGGGGAAgattttattggagagagaagGATGTAATTGAGTAAGCCAGCTGGCTGACCTCAAGTTGGCAGGTAGATGACTGCGAGGACACTTGTTTCTGAGCTCATGTGAGAGACACACCATGGCTCAGATATATCTGGGGGGAACATTGAGGGGACTTTGAAGTCCTGTATCAGTGGCCAGGGACTCTGAACCCTTGAAATTCTGGTGCAAATGTACTTGTCACCTTAATTGTACTCACAAACTACTGAGGCCTGAGGATCTCTGGGTCAACAACATGAAAAGGCAAATGGCATTATGCATATGACACAAATACAGATATGGTAGGTTAGAGCATTGAATTTACTCCTCACAGTTAGTGAGAGGGGGAGCATAGATCCAATCCCATGTCACTTGGATGCAGAAGCCCGTAACTGGGATGCTTTGGTTTCAAATGAAACAGCCCACTAAGAACAgcttaaatagaaaaaataatatcttattattttttgaaatggaaGCCTAGAGGTAGGTGGTTCTGGAATGTTAACTCAGCAGTTCAACATTATCAAGCTACTTGGCTCTGCTGTTCATGGAGAAGTGGTCCTGGTAATAATGTCCAGGGACACTGCAAGGTCTCTGAGGCCTTTCAGAGGTTCCTCGAGGTGAAAATTACTTTCATAATAATACAAAGATTGTATGTGCTTTTTCTACTCTAAGGATCTCACCAGGGTACGATGGAATCTTCTAGTGGCTTTGTGATGAGTAATGACATCATCTTTCAGATGGCCAAGGGAATATGTGCTTGCATAGTCCTGGATTTTGAAAATTTCTCAGTTTCAATATCTAATACAGTCAATCTTGATAAATATAGCTcacatttgagaaagaaaaaagtaatagatTCATTGACATTtctatcttgtttttaaaaggaaaagagggtaAATGTATGCAGAAGGTTAGTAGATAGTCTTTGCCAtactcactgaatgaatgaatgggctcATAGAATAACAGACGGATTACTGATTATTCCAACGAATGGAATGTATTGATGACTGGTAGACTGCCAAGATCAACTGAAAGAATGACAAACTCTGGGTTGATTAATTGCCTGAAAGAGTACAGGTCGACCAATTGGCTAATAACTGAGGGTTTGGACACAGGGGCAGCCCTGCTCTGCCTCCACTTCTGACAACGCCCCCCCTGTCCCCAATGTCCTCTTTTTCAGTTCAGCAATGTCACCTTCTTCATCTTTGGGCCTCTCATGATGTTTCTGATGCACCCCTATGCCCAGAAACGCTCCCGCTATGTTTACATCATCTGCATCCTCTTCATGGTCATAGGTAGGTGGGGGTCTGTGACAGTGGGGTGGTAGGGGTGGGGACAGCCCCTTTGACCACCTACCTTTGTCTCTTGCTCCAGGCCTGTTCTCCATGTACTTCCACATGACGCTTAGCTTCCTGGGCCAGCTGCTGGATGAGATCGCTATCCTGTGGCTGCTGGCCAGTAGCTACAGCATATGGATGCCCCGCTGCTACTTTCCCACTTTCCTAGGAGAGAACAGGTGGGGCGGGGGCTGGTCCTCTGTTGATTCTACCAGAGTCCATCTGGGCTCCAGGGTCACTCTGTGAGCCCACTTGAGATCCTTGGAAACCCTCACCTGATCACCCCAGGGTTTTCCCCTGACCCTACCTGACTTAACTGGCTGCCAGAGACTCCTCCTTTGAGTGAGTTGAGACCCCTGGAAATCCTCTCCTGATCCTACCCAAAGAGTGTGGAACCTTCTCCAGAACATATCCAAAGCCACCTGGGGGTCCCAGGAACCCATACCTAAGCTTACCTGGGCCACAAAGACCTCTCTCCTAAGCCTATCACCTGGGCCCCCTGTAATTTTTCTTGGATTCTCCTGGGCCCCTCTCTTGACCTGAGACCCTTCTGAATCTCTCTCCTGACCCTATTTGACCTACCTGAGCCTTCCAGGACCCCTCTCCTGATAGTGTCTGGGACCTCTGTAATCCCTTCCTTAATCCTACTCATCTCCCCTAAATCCTTTGTTTGACCTCACCTGAGCCCTGAAACCCTCTACTGATCTAAGCCCCCGAGACCCTCTCATCatcctacccacccccacccctgtggcCCCCTTCAGACCCTGCCTGGGCCCACCTGGGATGTTTCATCAGACCCTTCTGATGAGCCCACCTGGGAACCTTAAGACCTGTTTCTGGGTCCAGTTGGGCTCCCTGGAACCCTTCCCTTTGCTCATCTACCTCTGCCACAAGATCTCCTGACCCTGCCTGAAGCCCCCAGGACCCTCCCAGCTACCCTCCCACAACTGAGTCCTTCTTTTCCCAGGCCCCATTTCATCTGCTTCGTCATCATCACCACTGTGATCAGCACCTTCCTGTCCTTCCTGAGGCCCGTGATCAACGCATATGCCCTCAACAGCATCGCTGTGCACATCCTCTACATCGTGTTCCAGGAATATAAGAAGTGGGTGGTGGTTACAGACCTGCCTGGGAAGGTGGCTCCCATCCCCCTCCAAGCAGTCCCCTCACTTCACATACCACGTCTCAGGCACAGAGTTCTCATTGATTCCAGGCTTAAGGGAGGGATGTCCCATCCCCAAGATCATCTACTAACAAGGGGCAGGGTTAGGATTGGAACCTAAGGCTGAAACCCTAAACATACATACAAGCAGAGACTGTTGAACGAGAAACCTCTGTGTGCCCACTAACCAGTCCTGAAAACCATCAGCATTTTGCCAACCTGCATTATACATACCCCCCAAAGATTCCATATACTGGCATCCATTAACTTTTCAGGATTTTACTCTCCCAAATaaagaattgttatttttttaacccaTACTAGGTCCTGGCAGGACAGAGAGGGGTCTCTGAAATGGAGCCATTTGAGGGGAGCTGAATAAAAGGGTTATTTACAAAGGAGAGAGCAGGTATACGAAAATAACTAGGGATCATTCAGAACCACTGTGCTGATAAGAGTGGGATCCTATGACCATCAGGAGACCTGAGGTGGGGGGCGATGGGAGGGAGTGATGACAAGAGTCTGGAAGGAGAGAGTCTTGTGGAAagggactcctttttttttaaatttttatttatttatgatagtcacacacacagagagagagagaggcagagacataggcagagggagaagcaggctccatgcacaggaagcccgatgtgggattcgatcccgggtctccaggatggcgccctgggccaaaggcaggtgctaaaccgctgcaccacccagggatccctggaaaggGATTCCTTAACAAGAACCGTGACCTCCAGTTTCTGGTTGCAGCTAGCCTGAGCCAACCCCACATGGAGGAGgccaggaaaataaatattctaaccATACCCCCCTCTGACCCTTTAGTTTCTTGCAGGAGTGCTCCATTGGCCAACCCAACTGGAAACCATGGCCAACCCAATTGGAAGCCATTGGCTAATCCAACTAGAAAACATTGGCTAATCTAATTGGAAGCCCAAGGACAAGAGAGCCCTGGATTCAGTCCACACAGCCCAGCACCCCACCTCCCTGGGGGCATAGGGCAGAATGGAGAGGGGTAGAGAAGGATCTAGAGGGACAGATGGAAGACATGGCACACACAGGGCTAATCAAGTTGACAATGCCCAGATTGCACCAATGTTGCCTCAGCTTCTCAAGATGCCTTCTTACAACCAGTCTTGTTGAAATTGGGATGCAAACACAATTTTGTCAAAGCAGTCTCACCCTCTCTCCCCTATCTTCATGCCTCTGATTTGATAACAGAAACTCCATCATTTATCCTGGAGAACATTCTAGGTTTGGCTGTCTGTTTCCTGTGGTAtctttcattgtgtgtgtgtgtgtgtgtgtgtgtgtgtgtgtgtttaatttttaaaaatttcttgaaaattaaTAGTTAGATCTAGATTTAGGTTTACATATTTTGAGGCCAGAATATTTCATGTGTGCTGCTGGGTGTTTCTTGTTCCATGCCATTAGGACCCCATAATGAGTGGTTGCTCCACAGTTAGTGCTATTAAGGTTGATCAGTGGATTCAGGTGGtgtcatttccttcctttattatAAAGTTTTCTACCGACTTTTCACCTAATGATTTCCGCAGCCATTCAGGCACACTGCTCCCATCCATAGAGTCATTCATTAGTGGTTGCAAAACAGTGGTTTGCAGATTCCATTATTTCTTTTGCAATGATTACCTGGAGTTCTTCCATCAAGGACTTTCGCTCATCAACCTGGAAATACAGTTGGCACAGAAATGCCAGGATGGATAATTGATTCTTTCCCTTAATTGATCTATTTTCAGAGTAATGAGTTGGGGCCTTAGCCATCTCTAGTAGGGaccaatgaaattaaaaaacaagtatTATTATGAACTCATAGATGTTTATATTTCAGAAGTGATTCAATTCATTGCAGTCGCTGtgctatatttttaacttttttgtttttttttttaaagattttatttatttattcatgagagggagagagagagagagagagagagagagaggaagagacacaggcagagggagaagcaggctccatgcagggagcccgatgggggactcgatcccgggaccccaggatcacactctgggccgaaggcaggtgctaaaccactgagccacccagggatccccaacttttttattttgaagtagttACAGACTCATGGCaagttgcaaaaatagtgcaGAGTCTTGGGTATCCTTGATCCAGCTTCCCCCGGCCTCTCCCAATGGAGCATCCTGTGTAACCATAGAACAACCTCAAAAGGAGGAAATTGATGATGAAACAATGCTGTTAACCAGATCCTCAGactctatatttatatttcaccaGTTCCTACTCATTATTGTTTTTTGATGTTCAAACCATCCCATTTTAGACTCTGGGGCACACAGGAATTATTGCCTCTTTCCTAAAGGGTGCTGGGTCAGCTCTGCTTTTAGAGAAATGGATTCTGATATTGAGTTGTCCCAAGACATGGCCTCCAGAGAATTTGCCCTCCCACACACGGACATGCACATTCCCATAGCCACACAGTCATGAGTTCTCATCCACTGACTCACAGGTGTGCACACACTTACAGCCCCAAACACAAACAGGGGAGGGCTTATTGGTTAAGAAATCTGCAGCCTGACAAACCTGGTTCAGACCCCGGCTCTGCCATTTACTCGCTTTGTAACCTTGGGTGGGGTTGGAGCATACCCTAATCTCACatgcctgttttctcatctacaaaatgagaatGATAGCGTTGTTGTGAGGACTGAGTTTTTAATCTGAAGAACTTTCAGAACTGCATGTGGCATCCTAtaagtgctcagcaaatgttAGCAATACTCACAAATTAGGCCCCCTCCCTCTCGTACTCTTGGCCattccctcctcccagcctcatCGCCTTGGAGGGAGGAGTTTCCCATCAGCCCCTTCAGGCTCTGCTACCTGAGTCAGGCTCTGGTCTTCATCTTCTCTCCCTAGGACCAGCAATAAGGAGCTTCGGCATATAATGGAGGTCTCCGTAATTTTATGGGCTTTTGCATTGACCAGCTGGATCAGTGACCGCTTGCTTTGCAGTTTCTGGCAACAGATCAATTTCTTTTACCTGCATAGCATCTGGTAAGCATTTGCCTAGTGATATGGTGCCCCAGAACCAGAAAATCTCAGATGCCAGGGCTTGGAGCAGGggccaggaggcagagaggggaagCACACAGATATTgggacttgtgtgtgtgtgtgtgtgtgtgtgtgtgtgtggcggggggctGTTTTCAATCAAGGGTCTGATCCAAAAGGTCCCTTTGGGTGGTCAGGATCCATGAGAAGTGAGAGGAGAACCACGGTGGGGGCATCAAGCTAGCTCAGGGGCATCTGGCATCTTGCACCCTCACCCCCCTCTCCCTGTACCCCACAGGCATGTGCTCATCAGCATCACCTTTCCTTATGGCATGGTTACCATGGCCTTGGTGGATGCCAGGTATGAGATGCCAGGTCACACCCTCAAAGTCCGCTACTGGCCTCGGGACACTTGGCCCGTGGGGCTGCCCTATGTGGAAGTCAGTGACAACAAGAACTGCTGACGTCTGCTAGTTCCTTGACTACCCAAGCACCTGCCAACTCGCCTGCATCttggggagggagccctgcatcaggaatCTGAGAGGCACTCACGGTTCTTTCCTTCAGCTCCCTTTCCCCATCCTCCTTGTCCTGCATGGCCCCACCCCAAGACAAGTGATGACTTCCTGAGCCTTCTGTGCAGCAATCTGATGACCCTGGGGGAGCAGCCTGGCATAGCTCCCCATCCACGACCTGTCCTTATTctctttcacttcttcctttgTGTTCACTTTGTGAGGCTGGATCACCAGGTGCTGTGAGGACCTGGCAACCACTGGCAAGGACTTCAGGCTGAGGCTTGGTGCCCAGGCATTTCATAAATAGTGGCAGTCACTACCAGACCCTTTGGACCTGTCTTTGGCCATGCAATGTCCCTGGGACTTGGGGGGCATCCCAGAGAACAGACACCTCATTCTGCACTCACTCATGTGTGTGGAGACCTTGCAGGGTCTAAGGCGGCCACCTCACTGGTAGGCAGTGAAGCAACTTGGAGGCCCAGACTGGGTAATCTGGCTGTCGTTGGGGCATGAGCATCAGAAGGGGAGCAGGGGTGAACTCTTAAAGTGAGAGGAGGACAAGAGgatgattaaaaacaacaacaacgggatccctgggtggcgcagtggtttggcacctgcctttggcccagggcgcgatcctggagacccgggatcgaatcccacgtcgggctccctgcatggagcctgcttctccctctgcctgtgtctctgcctctctctctttctctctgtgtgactatcataaataaataaaaaaaaattaaaacaacaacaacaacaacaacaacacaataaCAACACCTcaacaagaacaagaagaggaTGATTTCCatggtggttaagagcacaggGCTTGGGGTTAAGCAGATGTAAGCTCGAATCCTGCTCCACCATTCCGCAGCTGTATAATCTGGGGGAAGTGATTGTTCTCTCCTTTGAAGCTCAAGCACCTGTAATAAGTCTGTGATGTGAAAATGTTTCTCCCGTCATGGGATTTTTGCTtggataaaatatgtataaaaagcatttatcatggaGTCTGGAGAACATCTAAATTTATCCCTCCTTCATCCTTaaacccctccctctctccacctaTGTCATTCTCTCAGTCATCTGTTttcccactcattcattcattcattcattcactcacctcttcaacaaatacatattgaGTTCCTACTATATGTCTGACACTACCCACTGGCGGTGCAAGACAAGGATGCAGTGTCCCTATCTAACGAGGAGACACATGTTagacaaataaaaagacaaataagccCTTCCAGACATTAATACCTGCAAAAATATTAAAGCAGGTGATGCTTTAGAGAACCATGAGGCATGGAAGCAGCCTTTTCAAATGGGTGCTCAGTGGGGGAATGCACTTTCCAGGTGGACCCTCAATGACAAGAGGAGACCAGCCATGCTGAGAGCTGGCTGGGCAAGACCATTCTGGGGAGAGGGAATGGCAGGCGTAAAAGTCCCAGGGTGTGGATGAACTGGTGTGAGAGAAAGAACACTCTCACTGGAGCTTAGTAAATGAGGGAGAGTGTAGAGTAAGAGATTCATAATCTGGGGGCCTGGGATAGGTTTAGTATCCATGGACCACTTGATGTTCTTTGCAAAAGAGAATTGTCAGGGCATGTTATCTAGGCCCCTGAAGTGTGTCACTCCAAAAGGAGTAGAGGCTAGCCTATCTGGCCAGCTGGAGAGATGGGGAAATTGAAAGAGGAAGGGCCACTCATATTTATTGAGGCTATCATGTGCTCTCTGATCATGACACACACCGTTGAACCTAATAC
The nucleotide sequence above comes from Canis aureus isolate CA01 chromosome 19, VMU_Caureus_v.1.0, whole genome shotgun sequence. Encoded proteins:
- the ACER1 gene encoding alkaline ceramidase 1 isoform X2, which codes for MPSIFAYQSSEVDWCESNFQYSELVAEFYNTFSNVTFFIFGPLMMFLMHPYAQKRSRYVYIICILFMVIGLFSMYFHMTLSFLGQLLDEIAILWLLASSYSIWMPRCYFPTFLGENRPHFICFVIITTVISTFLSFLRPVINAYALNSIAVHILYIVFQEYKKTSNKELRHIMEVSVILWAFALTSWISDRLLCSFWQQINFFYLHSIWHVLISITFPYGMVTMALVDARYEMPGHTLKVRYWPRDTWPVGLPYVEVSDNKNC
- the ACER1 gene encoding alkaline ceramidase 1 isoform X4, whose translation is MPSIFAYQSSEVDWCESNFQYSELVAEFYNTQCHLLHLWASHDVSDAPLCPETLPLCLHHLHPLHGHRPHFICFVIITTVISTFLSFLRPVINAYALNSIAVHILYIVFQEYKKTSNKELRHIMEVSVILWAFALTSWISDRLLCSFWQQINFFYLHSIWHVLISITFPYGMVTMALVDARYEMPGHTLKVRYWPRDTWPVGLPYVEVSDNKNC
- the ACER1 gene encoding alkaline ceramidase 1 isoform X1, which encodes MLLSARLSQRAVGAASRCPASSPTRVPRWTGVRVTFSTRSWWPSSTTRNVTFFIFGPLMMFLMHPYAQKRSRYVYIICILFMVIGLFSMYFHMTLSFLGQLLDEIAILWLLASSYSIWMPRCYFPTFLGENRPHFICFVIITTVISTFLSFLRPVINAYALNSIAVHILYIVFQEYKKTSNKELRHIMEVSVILWAFALTSWISDRLLCSFWQQINFFYLHSIWHVLISITFPYGMVTMALVDARYEMPGHTLKVRYWPRDTWPVGLPYVEVSDNKNC
- the ACER1 gene encoding alkaline ceramidase 1 isoform X3 encodes the protein MQKFSNVTFFIFGPLMMFLMHPYAQKRSRYVYIICILFMVIGLFSMYFHMTLSFLGQLLDEIAILWLLASSYSIWMPRCYFPTFLGENRPHFICFVIITTVISTFLSFLRPVINAYALNSIAVHILYIVFQEYKKTSNKELRHIMEVSVILWAFALTSWISDRLLCSFWQQINFFYLHSIWHVLISITFPYGMVTMALVDARYEMPGHTLKVRYWPRDTWPVGLPYVEVSDNKNC